The following proteins are encoded in a genomic region of Desulfosporosinus youngiae DSM 17734:
- the pheS gene encoding phenylalanine--tRNA ligase subunit alpha translates to MKSEILRIKEEALKELSELDKPEALQELKVKVLGKKGSLTALLRQMGSLSPEERPIMGQVVNEVRSQLEQAWEERSIELEAVALQKRLAKERVDVTLPGIRVSRGHYHPLTQVIEEIEDIFLGMGFQIAEGPEIESDYYNFEALNLPKEHPAREMQDSFYITEEILLRTQTSPVQIRTMEKLHPHLPVKIIAPGKVYRNDDDATHSPMFHQVEGLVVDHGIRMSDLKGILLNFSREMFGESREIRLRPSFFPFTEPSAEVDVSCMLCGGSGCRLCKGTGWIEILGSGMVHPKVLEMGGYNPKEVTGFAFGMGVERIAMLKFGIEDMRLLFDNDLRFLQQF, encoded by the coding sequence TTGAAGAGTGAAATACTGCGCATCAAAGAAGAGGCCTTAAAAGAACTAAGTGAGTTGGATAAGCCTGAAGCACTCCAAGAGCTTAAAGTGAAAGTCCTTGGTAAAAAGGGGTCTTTAACCGCCTTGCTTCGACAAATGGGAAGCTTAAGCCCTGAAGAAAGACCAATCATGGGCCAAGTCGTGAATGAGGTTCGTAGTCAGCTTGAACAAGCGTGGGAAGAACGTAGTATAGAGTTAGAAGCGGTGGCTTTGCAGAAGAGATTGGCTAAAGAACGAGTTGATGTTACCCTGCCGGGAATCCGTGTTTCCCGGGGACATTATCACCCCCTTACACAAGTGATCGAAGAAATTGAAGATATTTTTTTAGGTATGGGTTTTCAAATTGCCGAAGGCCCGGAAATTGAGTCGGATTATTATAATTTTGAAGCGCTTAATCTTCCTAAGGAACATCCGGCTCGTGAAATGCAAGATTCCTTTTACATCACCGAGGAGATTCTGCTTCGAACTCAGACTTCCCCCGTACAGATACGAACGATGGAGAAGCTTCATCCTCACCTTCCCGTGAAAATAATCGCTCCGGGAAAGGTTTATCGTAATGATGATGATGCGACCCATTCCCCAATGTTTCACCAGGTAGAGGGGCTCGTGGTTGACCATGGAATCCGCATGTCAGACCTCAAGGGAATTCTCCTCAATTTCTCTCGCGAGATGTTCGGTGAGTCCAGAGAAATTCGTTTAAGACCCAGCTTTTTCCCATTTACCGAGCCAAGTGCGGAAGTGGATGTTTCCTGCATGCTTTGTGGGGGATCAGGGTGCCGGCTCTGTAAGGGAACTGGTTGGATAGAAATTTTAGGATCGGGTATGGTTCATCCGAAGGTTCTGGAAATGGGCGGATATAATCCGAAGGAAGTCACGGGATTTGCTTTCGGTATGGGAGTAGAGCGCATCGCTATGCTGAAGTTCGGAATTGAAGATATGCGGCTCTTATTTGATAATGATTTACGATTCTTGCAACAGTTTTAA
- a CDS encoding TrmH family RNA methyltransferase yields MIESLQNEQVKYVVSLQRRKAREQAQLFVIEGWRFVEEGVLRNAPIKKVYVCLEREPAEWQPLLRKLIERGIPFEEVDERVLRKMCATEEPQGILAVVRQANYSWSDLHINPEAVMLILDGIQDPGNLGTILRTALASGVQYVCLTPGTVDLYNPKVLRSTMGAVFSLVLLSGKQPEEILDFCRKQGLNVFMGDIQGVPVFQTKLSGGPLALVVGNEGKGPSPAFREADIQRVTIPMAQEVESLNVAMATGILLYEIVRQRGFL; encoded by the coding sequence ATGATTGAGTCCTTGCAAAACGAGCAGGTAAAATATGTCGTCTCTTTACAAAGGCGCAAAGCCCGTGAGCAGGCCCAATTGTTTGTGATTGAAGGATGGCGCTTCGTTGAAGAGGGGGTGCTTAGAAATGCGCCCATTAAAAAGGTTTATGTTTGCTTAGAACGTGAGCCTGCAGAGTGGCAGCCTTTACTAAGAAAGCTGATTGAGCGGGGGATTCCCTTCGAGGAAGTGGATGAGCGGGTTCTTCGTAAAATGTGTGCAACTGAAGAACCCCAAGGAATTCTGGCCGTTGTTCGACAAGCCAACTATTCATGGTCAGATTTACATATTAATCCGGAAGCAGTGATGCTTATTTTGGACGGGATTCAGGATCCCGGGAATTTGGGTACAATTCTGCGTACGGCCTTGGCTTCGGGAGTTCAGTATGTTTGTTTGACTCCGGGGACTGTCGATTTATATAACCCTAAGGTGTTACGTAGCACTATGGGGGCTGTTTTCTCTTTAGTCCTTCTGTCGGGCAAACAGCCGGAAGAGATCTTGGACTTTTGTCGGAAACAGGGATTAAATGTCTTTATGGGGGATATACAGGGGGTCCCTGTTTTTCAGACAAAGCTATCCGGGGGTCCTCTTGCCCTAGTCGTTGGTAACGAAGGGAAGGGTCCATCTCCAGCATTTAGGGAGGCAGATATCCAGCGGGTTACGATTCCGATGGCCCAAGAAGTTGAGTCCCTTAACGTGGCGATGGCTACAGGGATTCTGCTCTATGAGATTGTTCGTCAAAGGGGTTTCTTGTAA